A genomic segment from Thermostichus lividus PCC 6715 encodes:
- the ruvX gene encoding Holliday junction resolvase RuvX yields the protein MISVLGLDVGRKRIGVAGCDRLGQLATGLRTIQRRSFAHDLEQLRQLCQERQVERLVVGLPYTLNGELGSQARQVQHLAERFGKALDLPVEYVDERLTSFQAEEILKQRGRSPRREKALVDQIAAALILQQWLDALKQPVQTTVATPRPTAAERD from the coding sequence GTGATTTCTGTTCTTGGGTTAGATGTAGGGCGCAAACGGATTGGGGTGGCGGGCTGCGATCGCCTCGGGCAGCTTGCGACCGGCTTAAGAACGATTCAGCGCCGCAGCTTTGCCCACGACCTTGAGCAACTCCGGCAACTGTGTCAGGAGCGGCAGGTCGAACGCCTCGTGGTGGGGCTACCCTACACCCTCAACGGTGAGCTGGGATCCCAAGCGCGGCAGGTACAGCACTTGGCAGAACGCTTTGGCAAGGCGCTTGACTTGCCGGTGGAGTACGTGGATGAACGGCTGACCTCCTTTCAAGCCGAAGAGATTCTCAAGCAGCGGGGGCGATCGCCGCGGCGGGAAAAAGCCCTTGTAGATCAAATTGCGGCGGCGTTAATTTTGCAGCAGTGGCTTGACGCACTCAAGCAGCCTGTGCAAACGACGGTAGCAACGCCTAGGCCGACGGCGGCAGAGAGAGATTGA
- a CDS encoding vWA domain-containing protein: MTPSSPMYRQRRPLWSYPLFQIPLILLTGCLLLALLFTLLGWGRPSVAVVLSLDLSGSTFGDNPLQFNQPQTVMAQQVAAAKLYLQRNQRELANPNAIMIHGFGRNVVFLTPRFETKADVLLTQLDQALNRSDLLAQVDPSATNLSGAIATATQQLQQVSNRCRELLIITDGAAPVDTAVVTSAQGQGIKINAIVVGEYAPQLAAATQATGGQYRSGTTALLEELVSRTFFENINTNARWSIFWLGLALVCLMWVLVLPLDRWLLQGLLQLPMNLSGQLALGNAFFWTVAIPIVLWRFPGWPFLSGC; this comes from the coding sequence TTGACACCCAGTAGCCCCATGTATCGTCAACGACGACCCCTGTGGTCTTATCCCCTCTTTCAAATTCCCCTGATCCTGCTGACGGGGTGCCTGCTCTTGGCGCTTCTGTTTACGCTGTTGGGGTGGGGTCGCCCCAGTGTGGCGGTGGTGCTTTCCTTGGATTTGAGTGGCAGCACCTTTGGGGACAATCCCTTACAGTTTAACCAGCCCCAAACGGTGATGGCGCAGCAGGTAGCCGCGGCCAAACTCTATCTGCAACGCAATCAGCGGGAGTTGGCTAACCCCAATGCCATCATGATCCATGGCTTTGGCCGCAATGTGGTCTTTTTAACCCCACGCTTTGAAACCAAGGCCGATGTCTTGCTGACACAACTCGATCAGGCGCTCAACCGCAGCGATCTTTTAGCTCAGGTGGACCCCAGCGCCACGAACCTATCGGGGGCGATCGCCACCGCCACCCAGCAACTGCAACAGGTTTCTAACCGCTGCCGTGAATTACTGATCATTACCGATGGCGCAGCACCCGTGGATACCGCTGTCGTCACCTCAGCCCAAGGGCAAGGGATTAAAATTAATGCCATTGTTGTCGGGGAGTATGCGCCACAACTGGCAGCCGCGACCCAAGCCACCGGCGGACAATACCGCTCTGGGACTACGGCACTTTTAGAGGAACTGGTGAGTCGTACCTTTTTTGAGAACATTAACACCAATGCCCGCTGGTCGATATTCTGGTTGGGTCTGGCGCTAGTCTGCCTGATGTGGGTGCTGGTGTTGCCCTTAGATCGGTGGTTGTTGCAAGGGCTACTCCAATTACCCATGAATCTGTCGGGGCAACTGGCGCTTGGGAATGCCTTTTTCTGGACCGTTGCTATCCCCATTGTCCTCTGGCGCTTTCCGGGCTGGCCATTTTTGAGCGGGTGCTAA
- the dapF gene encoding diaminopimelate epimerase produces MSLSFQKYQGLGNDFLLLDNRQQPTLRLSPQEARHWCDRHFGVGADGVIFLLAGTGDCDYQMRMYNADGSVAEMCGNGIRCLAKFIFELEGRTCGETVSYRIDTLAGVMVPHIQADGQVTVDMGTPQLLAQQIPTTLTAPDAKVIEVPLTVADRPWLVTCVSMGNPHCVTFVEDVAAIPLETLGPLFEHHAVFPQRTNTEFVQVLGGDRLRMRVWERGAGMTLACGTGACATVVAAVLTGRLKADAAGQAQATVELPGGDLHIRWDVHSQHLYMTGPAVAVFRGTLDTQ; encoded by the coding sequence ATGAGCCTATCTTTTCAGAAGTACCAAGGGCTAGGTAACGATTTCCTACTCTTAGACAATCGTCAGCAGCCGACCCTTCGTCTTTCGCCACAGGAGGCTCGCCACTGGTGCGATCGCCATTTTGGGGTGGGTGCCGACGGGGTAATTTTCCTACTGGCGGGCACTGGCGACTGTGACTACCAAATGCGGATGTACAATGCCGATGGCTCCGTTGCCGAAATGTGTGGCAATGGCATTCGCTGTCTGGCCAAGTTTATTTTTGAACTGGAAGGCCGCACCTGCGGTGAAACCGTCAGCTACCGCATTGACACCCTAGCGGGGGTGATGGTGCCCCACATTCAAGCAGACGGTCAAGTGACAGTGGATATGGGGACACCACAACTGCTGGCGCAACAAATCCCCACTACCCTAACCGCTCCAGATGCCAAAGTGATCGAGGTGCCCTTGACGGTGGCCGATCGCCCTTGGCTGGTAACCTGTGTGAGTATGGGGAATCCGCACTGTGTCACCTTTGTAGAAGATGTAGCCGCTATTCCCTTAGAGACGCTAGGGCCACTGTTTGAGCACCATGCTGTGTTTCCCCAGCGCACGAATACTGAGTTTGTCCAAGTGCTGGGGGGCGATCGCCTGCGCATGCGCGTCTGGGAGCGGGGGGCGGGGATGACCCTTGCCTGCGGTACCGGTGCCTGTGCCACGGTTGTTGCGGCGGTACTCACCGGGCGACTCAAAGCCGATGCAGCAGGGCAAGCCCAAGCCACGGTTGAACTACCCGGCGGTGATCTGCATATTCGCTGGGATGTTCACAGTCAACATCTGTATATGACCGGACCTGCCGTCGCAGTGTTTAGGGGAACCCTTGACACCCAGTAG
- the thrC gene encoding threonine synthase, with protein sequence MPVIAPPIRPAWHGLIHAYGDFLPVSDRTPIVTLYEGNTPLIPVPRIAERVGRNVSVYVKYDGLNPTGSFKDRGMTMAISKAKEAGAEAVICASTGNTSAAAAAYARRAGLRAYVLVPEGYVAQGKLAQALLYGAEVIAIEGNFDQALDIVRVMADTYPITLVNSVNPYRLEGQKTAAFEVVDSLGNAPDWLCIPMGNAGNITAYWMGFCQYREQNRCDRLPRMMGFQAAGSAPLVNGAVVVHPETVATAIRIGNPANWQRAIAVKEASQGAFNAVTDAEILTAYCLLASEEGIFCEPASAASVAGLLKLADQVPSGATVVCVLTGNGLKDPDTALQQESDRFHRHIDPSEATVAKVMGF encoded by the coding sequence GTGCCCGTAATCGCCCCTCCCATTCGTCCTGCTTGGCATGGCTTAATTCACGCCTACGGTGACTTTTTGCCCGTCAGCGATCGCACCCCCATTGTGACCCTTTATGAAGGGAACACGCCCCTGATTCCGGTGCCCCGCATTGCTGAGCGGGTGGGTCGGAATGTTTCAGTATATGTCAAGTACGACGGCCTTAATCCCACCGGTAGCTTCAAGGATCGCGGTATGACCATGGCGATCTCTAAAGCCAAGGAGGCGGGAGCGGAAGCAGTGATTTGCGCTAGTACTGGGAATACCTCCGCAGCAGCAGCGGCCTATGCGCGGCGGGCGGGTCTGCGCGCCTATGTCCTCGTCCCGGAAGGCTATGTGGCTCAGGGCAAGCTGGCTCAGGCATTGCTCTATGGTGCTGAAGTGATTGCCATTGAAGGGAACTTTGACCAAGCCCTTGACATTGTGCGGGTGATGGCCGATACCTACCCCATTACCCTAGTGAACTCTGTCAATCCCTATCGCCTTGAAGGGCAAAAAACCGCAGCCTTTGAGGTGGTGGATAGCTTGGGCAATGCCCCCGATTGGCTGTGCATCCCCATGGGCAATGCTGGCAATATTACCGCCTATTGGATGGGCTTCTGTCAGTATCGTGAACAAAATCGCTGCGATCGCCTCCCCCGCATGATGGGTTTTCAAGCAGCGGGATCTGCCCCCCTCGTCAACGGTGCCGTGGTTGTGCATCCAGAAACCGTGGCTACCGCCATTCGCATTGGCAACCCCGCCAATTGGCAGCGGGCGATCGCCGTCAAGGAGGCCAGCCAAGGGGCTTTTAATGCCGTCACCGATGCTGAAATCCTCACGGCTTACTGCCTATTAGCCTCTGAAGAAGGCATTTTCTGTGAACCGGCCAGTGCTGCCTCTGTGGCAGGCTTACTCAAATTAGCCGATCAGGTGCCCAGCGGTGCCACCGTCGTTTGTGTGCTGACCGGCAATGGCCTGAAGGATCCGGACACGGCCTTGCAGCAGGAGAGCGATCGCTTTCATCGCCACATCGACCCAAGCGAAGCCACCGTCGCTAAAGTCATGGGGTTTTAA
- the fabG gene encoding 3-oxoacyl-ACP reductase FabG — MSGLGHRSVLLTGGTGGLGQGVAPVLLAQGYTLTIPYIDAVGREHLEQQLAAAELANVRFVAADLNNESEVAALINRMPQLDAVVHLVGGFSMGATANVALSDWQHSFALNVETTFLVCKHALKRMQPQHYGRIVTIGSRGAVEPTAELAAYCAAKAAVVAFTRAIAAETKGMNITANVILPSIIDTPNNRAAMGSDQAAMWVPPTAIGQLIAYLISESAGAISGAAIPIYGNA; from the coding sequence ATGAGTGGGCTAGGGCATCGATCCGTCCTGTTAACGGGTGGCACGGGCGGCTTAGGTCAAGGGGTAGCTCCGGTATTACTGGCTCAGGGCTATACCCTCACCATTCCCTACATTGATGCGGTGGGACGGGAGCACCTTGAGCAGCAACTGGCCGCAGCAGAGCTGGCCAATGTCCGCTTTGTCGCTGCCGACCTCAACAACGAAAGTGAAGTAGCCGCACTGATTAATCGTATGCCCCAACTCGATGCAGTGGTTCATTTAGTGGGGGGCTTTAGCATGGGCGCGACGGCTAACGTTGCCTTGAGTGATTGGCAGCACAGCTTCGCCCTCAACGTTGAAACCACCTTCCTAGTGTGTAAACACGCCCTTAAACGGATGCAGCCCCAACACTACGGTCGAATTGTCACGATTGGTTCACGCGGGGCGGTGGAACCCACGGCTGAGTTGGCCGCCTACTGTGCTGCCAAAGCCGCTGTTGTGGCCTTCACGCGGGCGATCGCTGCTGAAACCAAAGGGATGAACATTACTGCCAATGTAATTCTTCCCAGTATTATCGATACCCCCAACAACCGTGCTGCGATGGGGAGCGACCAAGCCGCGATGTGGGTGCCGCCAACAGCCATTGGTCAACTGATTGCCTATCTCATTTCCGAGAGTGCAGGGGCAATCAGTGGCGCAGCGATCCCCATCTATGGCAACGCCTAG
- a CDS encoding peptidase has product MPSSLAALPPAGDDYFTEVQPLEVGYLLWTAFPVTVAIDPPPRDPNNLWAQAAQQAVAEWSAYLPLQIVPPTATANIRLQSERPSDQNNRRVRAAETSYELFVDSNGLLRHRVRVVVRPTQAPRYVLAALRHELGHALGIWGHSPLPTDALYFAQVADPPPISQRDVNTLRRVYEQPTRLGQPMPEVASHG; this is encoded by the coding sequence TTGCCTAGCTCCCTTGCAGCTCTGCCTCCGGCGGGGGACGACTATTTTACCGAGGTACAGCCGTTGGAAGTGGGGTATCTGCTGTGGACAGCCTTTCCGGTGACCGTGGCCATTGACCCCCCGCCGCGGGATCCCAATAACCTATGGGCACAGGCAGCCCAGCAAGCTGTTGCCGAATGGTCGGCCTATCTGCCACTGCAAATTGTGCCGCCAACCGCTACGGCCAATATTCGCCTCCAGTCTGAGCGCCCCAGCGACCAAAACAACCGTCGTGTCCGAGCGGCGGAAACCAGCTATGAACTGTTTGTGGATAGCAACGGCCTACTGCGGCATCGGGTTCGGGTGGTGGTGCGACCCACCCAAGCCCCCCGCTATGTGCTGGCGGCTCTGCGCCATGAGTTGGGTCATGCCCTCGGTATTTGGGGGCATAGTCCCCTGCCCACGGATGCTCTCTATTTTGCCCAAGTAGCGGATCCACCGCCCATTTCTCAGCGGGATGTGAATACCCTGCGGCGAGTTTACGAGCAACCCACCCGCTTAGGGCAACCCATGCCAGAGGTGGCTTCCCATGGATGA
- a CDS encoding DUF819 family protein: MDESLTLWGILLTLTALGLWLEHRYRWAARVGGSLIILLLAALCANLGVIPQQSAVYDTIYGPVTSLAIVWLLLLVNLQDVRRLGRSALLAFGIAAVGTLMGALLASLLFHSRFGGDTPRLAGSLAASYIGGSLNFVSVGRALNLTDLLFTAATTADNLLTAVWLGFTLTLPSVLARFYPQRSATDALALSPLPTASAIAPLDLAILLSLGMGVLVLATALHQFWPVIPTVVWLTTLSVAIAQFQWVRYLRGTGALGMFSLNLFFTVIGAGTHLPSLVPVGVEIVLFAATIVFSHGVVISGLGYLFKLDVELLALASQAAVGGPTTAAAQASGRHQPALLGVGITLGLLGYGVANYLGWAMAQLLNWLELG; the protein is encoded by the coding sequence ATGGATGAGAGCCTCACCCTTTGGGGCATTTTACTCACCCTGACTGCCTTGGGGCTGTGGCTGGAGCACCGCTATCGTTGGGCAGCACGGGTGGGGGGATCCTTAATTATTTTGCTCCTAGCGGCCTTGTGTGCCAACTTAGGGGTCATTCCCCAACAGTCTGCTGTCTATGACACCATCTATGGGCCAGTGACCTCCTTAGCCATTGTCTGGTTACTGTTGCTTGTGAATTTGCAGGATGTGCGCCGCTTGGGGCGATCGGCCTTGTTAGCCTTTGGCATTGCGGCTGTGGGCACCTTGATGGGGGCGCTACTGGCGAGCCTCCTGTTTCACAGTCGCTTTGGTGGCGACACCCCACGGCTGGCGGGTAGCTTAGCAGCAAGTTACATTGGTGGCAGTTTAAATTTTGTGAGTGTCGGGCGTGCCCTGAACCTCACTGATCTGCTCTTTACCGCAGCAACGACCGCAGATAACCTACTCACGGCAGTATGGTTGGGCTTCACCTTAACGCTGCCCTCAGTCTTGGCACGGTTTTATCCGCAGCGCTCAGCAACAGACGCCTTAGCTTTATCGCCCTTGCCCACAGCCTCGGCGATCGCCCCCCTCGATTTAGCCATTCTCCTGAGCTTAGGCATGGGAGTTTTAGTGCTGGCTACAGCGCTACATCAATTTTGGCCGGTCATCCCAACAGTGGTTTGGCTCACTACCCTAAGTGTAGCCATTGCCCAATTCCAGTGGGTACGCTACCTCCGTGGTACCGGTGCCCTTGGCATGTTTAGTCTCAATCTCTTTTTTACCGTCATTGGCGCGGGAACCCATCTGCCCTCGTTAGTGCCTGTGGGGGTTGAGATTGTGCTGTTTGCCGCCACCATTGTGTTTAGCCATGGGGTGGTGATCTCTGGGCTGGGGTATCTATTCAAACTGGATGTTGAATTACTGGCCTTAGCCTCCCAAGCGGCGGTGGGGGGGCCTACCACTGCTGCAGCTCAAGCGAGCGGTCGCCACCAGCCAGCCCTACTGGGGGTTGGCATCACCCTTGGCCTCCTTGGCTATGGGGTCGCCAATTACCTAGGTTGGGCAATGGCTCAGCTACTCAACTGGTTAGAACTTGGCTAA
- a CDS encoding Hfq-related RNA-binding protein: MTDEFQTGLPSIRQLQTLIKDSTEVEVKLITSDLVVGKVRWQDANCLCVVDHYDQPTIIWKQAIVFIKPKLT, encoded by the coding sequence ATGACTGACGAATTCCAGACGGGATTACCCAGTATCCGCCAGCTACAGACCTTAATTAAAGATAGCACTGAGGTTGAGGTGAAACTGATCACAAGTGATCTAGTGGTGGGAAAGGTGCGCTGGCAAGACGCAAACTGCCTGTGCGTGGTGGATCACTATGACCAACCAACGATTATTTGGAAGCAAGCCATTGTCTTTATTAAGCCGAAACTGACTTAG
- a CDS encoding histidine phosphatase family protein codes for MRLILVRHGEAVGNDTGVMLGRQDVPLTQRGRQQALALREILPPPDFIYTSPLQRCCEAARLMNPISGLKIQELADLIEIDQGVFTGLTWAQAQEQQPHLCNELEEQDCLVPIPEAESMAAAWQRAKQTWKHLRKHEDEHCVWCISHGGFLQCLVSVVLGSDRLWGINIPPAAWFDFSVRVDVDGRFEAENVRWWQIHGFNLSLPPSA; via the coding sequence ATGCGCTTAATTTTAGTCCGCCATGGTGAAGCGGTGGGGAATGACACTGGCGTGATGCTAGGGCGGCAGGATGTTCCCCTCACACAGCGGGGTCGCCAGCAAGCCCTTGCGCTACGGGAGATTTTGCCCCCGCCGGATTTTATCTATACCAGTCCGCTGCAGCGCTGTTGTGAGGCGGCTCGCCTCATGAACCCAATCTCTGGCTTAAAGATTCAGGAATTGGCGGACTTAATTGAGATTGATCAGGGGGTTTTTACCGGTCTGACTTGGGCGCAAGCTCAGGAACAGCAGCCGCATCTCTGTAATGAGTTGGAGGAGCAGGACTGTCTTGTGCCGATTCCCGAAGCGGAGTCGATGGCAGCGGCATGGCAGCGGGCCAAACAAACGTGGAAGCACCTACGCAAACACGAGGATGAGCACTGTGTGTGGTGTATTTCCCACGGCGGATTTTTGCAGTGCTTAGTGAGTGTGGTTCTCGGCAGCGATCGCCTGTGGGGAATCAATATCCCACCAGCCGCATGGTTTGACTTTTCAGTCAGAGTGGATGTAGATGGTCGCTTTGAGGCGGAAAATGTGCGTTGGTGGCAAATTCACGGCTTCAATCTCTCTCTGCCGCCGTCGGCCTAG
- the ileS gene encoding isoleucine--tRNA ligase produces MADPATDYKDTVNLPQTTFEMRANAPTREPQLQDFWAQQQIYERLQQHNPGEVFILHDGPPYANGALHIGHALNKILKDIINKYQLLQGRKVHYRPGWDCHGLPIELKVLQTLSAEERQNLTPLSLRQRAKEFALKTVAEQKRSFQRYGVWGDWQHPYLTLSPEYEAAQIGVFGEMVLRGYIYRGLKPVHWSPSSKTALAEAELEYPEGHTSRSVYAAFDVLELPQGLAAAWYEALGQMGVAIWTTTPWTLPANLAVSVNPDLTYALVRVAPAKRHAYLIVAHDLVPSLSQTLGTTLTVVTTAKGADLEHTRYQHPLYDRQSKIVIGGDYVTTDSGTGLVHTAPGHGLEDYAVGQRYGLPILSPVDADGCFTAEAGQFAGLNVLKEGNEAVIVALEAAGALLKEEPYVHKYPYDWRTKKPTIFRATEQWFASVAGFRDAALAAIAEVRWIPAQGENRITAMVAERSDWCISRQRSWGVPIPVFYDKVTGDPLLTADTIAHVQAIIRQRGSDAWWELSVAELLPPALQDQADRYEKGTDTMDVWFDSGSSWAAVLGEQQADLYLEGSDQHRGWFQSSLLTRVAVQGHAPYKSVLTHGFVLDEQGRKMSKSLGNVTDPREVIEGGKNQKQDPAYGADVLRLWVSSVDYANDVPIGKTILKQLADIYRKIRNTARFLLGNLYDFDPQQDAVPYAQLPELDRYMLHRLHEVFSEVTAAFDSYQFYRFFQTIQNLCTVDLSNFYLDIAKDRLYISAPASDRRRSCQTVLAITVQNLARAIAPVLPHLAEDIWQHLPFATPYTSVFQSGWVQRADQWRDPPLASRWEVLRQLRSEVNKVLEQARAEKAIGSSLEAKVWLYVANPDLRDRLEAMNSADALAGNGVDELRYLFLVSQVEVMPQPRSLSLSYTLEQPELWVGVGTASGTKCVRCWNYAESVGRSATHPQLCDRCEAALAGNF; encoded by the coding sequence ATGGCTGACCCCGCAACAGACTACAAAGATACGGTAAATCTGCCACAGACGACCTTTGAGATGCGGGCGAATGCACCCACCCGTGAACCCCAACTGCAAGACTTTTGGGCACAACAGCAGATCTATGAACGGCTGCAACAGCACAATCCGGGCGAGGTATTTATCCTTCACGATGGTCCGCCCTACGCCAACGGTGCCCTTCATATTGGCCATGCCCTCAATAAAATTCTTAAAGACATTATCAATAAATATCAGCTCCTCCAAGGGCGCAAAGTTCACTACCGCCCCGGCTGGGACTGCCACGGCTTGCCGATTGAACTCAAAGTACTGCAAACCCTAAGTGCTGAAGAACGCCAGAACCTTACCCCCCTCTCCCTGCGGCAGCGCGCCAAGGAGTTTGCCCTCAAAACCGTTGCTGAACAAAAACGGAGCTTTCAGCGCTACGGTGTGTGGGGAGACTGGCAGCACCCCTACCTCACCCTCTCACCTGAGTACGAAGCAGCACAAATTGGGGTGTTTGGGGAAATGGTACTGCGGGGCTATATCTACCGCGGTCTGAAGCCCGTGCATTGGAGCCCCAGTTCCAAAACTGCCCTTGCGGAAGCAGAACTGGAATATCCTGAAGGCCATACGTCCCGCAGTGTGTACGCTGCCTTTGACGTACTGGAGCTCCCCCAAGGGTTGGCCGCAGCTTGGTATGAAGCACTCGGGCAGATGGGGGTTGCCATTTGGACGACAACACCGTGGACTTTGCCAGCGAACCTAGCGGTGAGCGTCAACCCCGACTTGACCTATGCTCTGGTACGGGTAGCGCCAGCAAAGCGCCACGCTTACCTGATTGTGGCGCACGACTTAGTGCCGTCCCTCAGTCAAACCCTAGGCACAACCTTAACCGTGGTGACTACCGCCAAGGGTGCCGATCTCGAACATACCCGCTATCAGCACCCCCTGTACGATCGCCAGAGCAAAATCGTTATCGGCGGTGACTATGTGACAACGGACTCCGGTACCGGCTTAGTACATACGGCTCCCGGTCATGGACTGGAGGACTACGCCGTTGGTCAACGCTACGGCCTGCCCATTCTGTCCCCGGTGGATGCAGATGGCTGTTTCACGGCGGAGGCGGGTCAGTTCGCTGGCCTGAATGTCCTCAAAGAGGGGAATGAGGCGGTTATTGTGGCTTTAGAGGCTGCCGGCGCCCTTCTTAAAGAAGAGCCTTACGTTCACAAGTATCCCTACGACTGGCGAACCAAAAAACCCACGATCTTTCGAGCAACGGAGCAATGGTTTGCTTCGGTAGCGGGGTTTCGCGATGCTGCCCTCGCGGCGATCGCCGAGGTGAGGTGGATTCCGGCGCAAGGGGAAAATCGCATTACCGCCATGGTGGCGGAGCGATCCGACTGGTGTATTTCGCGGCAGCGCAGTTGGGGGGTACCCATTCCGGTGTTTTATGACAAGGTGACCGGTGACCCCCTGCTCACGGCAGACACCATTGCCCATGTCCAAGCCATCATTCGCCAGCGGGGGTCTGATGCTTGGTGGGAACTCTCGGTGGCGGAGCTATTGCCCCCCGCCCTGCAAGATCAGGCAGATCGCTACGAAAAGGGCACCGATACCATGGATGTGTGGTTTGACTCCGGCTCATCCTGGGCAGCAGTTCTAGGGGAGCAGCAAGCGGATCTATACCTCGAAGGCTCGGATCAGCATCGGGGGTGGTTCCAGTCATCGCTGCTGACCCGGGTGGCGGTGCAGGGGCACGCTCCCTACAAATCGGTGCTCACCCACGGCTTTGTCTTGGATGAGCAGGGGCGCAAGATGAGTAAATCCTTGGGCAATGTCACGGATCCGCGCGAGGTAATTGAGGGCGGCAAAAACCAAAAGCAAGACCCGGCCTACGGTGCGGATGTTTTGCGGCTGTGGGTGTCCTCGGTGGACTATGCCAATGATGTGCCCATTGGCAAAACGATTCTGAAGCAGTTGGCGGATATCTATCGCAAAATTCGCAATACAGCGCGCTTTTTACTGGGTAACCTCTACGATTTCGACCCACAGCAGGATGCTGTGCCCTACGCTCAGTTGCCAGAACTGGATCGCTATATGCTGCACCGCCTCCATGAGGTGTTTAGCGAAGTGACGGCAGCCTTTGACAGCTACCAGTTTTACCGGTTCTTCCAAACCATTCAGAACCTCTGCACGGTGGATTTGTCAAATTTTTATCTGGATATTGCCAAGGATCGCTTGTACATTAGTGCCCCTGCCAGCGATCGCCGCCGTAGCTGCCAAACGGTGCTTGCTATTACGGTACAAAATCTGGCGCGGGCGATCGCCCCGGTGCTGCCCCACTTGGCAGAAGATATTTGGCAGCACTTACCGTTTGCCACGCCCTACACATCGGTGTTTCAAAGTGGCTGGGTACAGCGTGCGGATCAGTGGCGCGACCCACCCTTGGCGAGCCGCTGGGAGGTGCTGCGACAGTTGCGCTCAGAGGTCAACAAGGTACTGGAGCAGGCGCGCGCTGAAAAGGCCATTGGCTCGTCCCTCGAAGCCAAGGTGTGGCTGTACGTGGCCAACCCAGACCTGCGCGATCGCCTCGAGGCCATGAACAGTGCCGATGCCTTGGCGGGTAATGGTGTGGATGAACTCCGCTATCTATTTTTAGTCTCACAAGTGGAGGTGATGCCGCAGCCGCGATCGCTCAGCTTGAGCTACACCCTTGAGCAACCGGAGCTATGGGTTGGCGTAGGCACCGCCAGCGGGACCAAGTGCGTCCGGTGCTGGAATTATGCCGAGAGTGTAGGGCGCTCTGCAACCCATCCCCAGTTGTGCGATCGCTGTGAAGCGGCCTTAGCGGGTAACTTCTAG
- the larC gene encoding nickel pincer cofactor biosynthesis protein LarC, whose protein sequence is MNVAYFDCPAGIAGDMCLGALIDGGVPLDYLHGQLAKLGIAAEFTLTTETVQRKGQRGLKAHVQLHEHSHPHHRHWPDIQAQILAADLPDRARDWSLRVFEALAIAEGAVHGIAPTAVHFHEVGAVDALVDIVGTCLGLDYLGIEQIYCSPLPTGGGTVRAAHGQLPVPVPAVLQLWQAYRVPVYSNGIANELVTPTGAAIVCALSQGFGTPPAMTLERVGLGAGSHELPLPNLLRLWLGETPNSQPPTPTTIVELQTQLDDLPPQALAYAIEQLYAAGAVEVFCQAITMKKSRLGVLLTVLCPLSAEAACVQTLFRETTTLGLRRQVQDRYVLQRQIKTVTTPFGEVRLKLATDGHGHPLNVQPEYEDCAALARQHQQPWQVVYHAALKAGLALWPLASSPAP, encoded by the coding sequence ATGAACGTTGCCTACTTCGACTGCCCAGCGGGAATTGCTGGGGATATGTGCCTTGGGGCGCTGATCGATGGTGGCGTTCCCCTTGACTACTTGCACGGGCAACTGGCAAAGCTGGGGATTGCAGCAGAGTTTACCTTAACCACTGAAACCGTGCAGCGAAAAGGGCAGCGGGGTCTGAAGGCTCACGTCCAGCTTCACGAGCACAGCCATCCGCACCACCGCCATTGGCCAGACATTCAGGCGCAGATTTTAGCCGCAGATTTGCCCGATCGCGCCCGCGACTGGAGTTTACGGGTGTTTGAAGCCTTGGCGATCGCCGAAGGTGCCGTTCATGGCATTGCCCCCACTGCCGTTCACTTCCACGAAGTCGGTGCCGTGGATGCCCTAGTAGATATTGTTGGCACCTGTTTAGGGCTAGATTACCTCGGCATTGAGCAGATCTACTGCTCGCCCTTGCCCACCGGTGGCGGGACAGTACGGGCCGCCCATGGTCAACTGCCGGTGCCCGTGCCAGCGGTCTTGCAACTCTGGCAAGCCTATCGGGTGCCGGTTTACAGCAACGGGATTGCGAACGAACTGGTGACCCCCACGGGTGCCGCCATTGTCTGTGCCCTTAGCCAAGGATTTGGCACCCCACCCGCCATGACCTTAGAGCGAGTAGGCTTAGGCGCTGGCAGCCATGAGTTACCGCTGCCGAACCTCCTTCGCCTGTGGTTAGGCGAAACCCCCAACAGCCAACCGCCAACCCCCACCACCATTGTGGAGTTGCAAACCCAACTGGATGACCTGCCGCCCCAAGCCTTAGCCTACGCGATAGAGCAACTCTATGCCGCTGGTGCGGTGGAGGTCTTCTGTCAAGCCATTACAATGAAAAAGTCACGCCTTGGGGTGCTCCTGACCGTACTGTGTCCTCTCAGTGCCGAAGCCGCCTGTGTTCAGACCCTCTTTCGGGAAACCACGACCCTAGGGCTGCGCCGCCAAGTGCAAGATCGCTATGTCCTCCAGCGGCAGATCAAAACCGTGACTACCCCGTTTGGCGAGGTGCGGCTGAAATTAGCCACCGATGGTCACGGACACCCCCTCAATGTGCAGCCGGAGTATGAAGACTGTGCCGCCCTAGCACGGCAGCATCAGCAGCCATGGCAGGTGGTGTATCATGCAGCACTGAAGGCGGGGCTAGCCCTCTGGCCACTGGCAAGCTCCCCAGCTCCCTAA